One Chlorobaculum limnaeum genomic window carries:
- a CDS encoding RNA-directed DNA polymerase: protein MRRLIDLTSDEAKSHFLKGSSYFNGDFPNYISFEPILKDVASFLKRGFYNQPRFYDKKKLKPSDLPDVNYKFIANKDGRFAWRPYELMHPVIYVSLVNVVCEKNNWDTIKKRVKDFENGFVECCSAPVMSVDHQSDVATQIRSWWQLVEQKSLSYSIKFSHLLHTDVTDCYGSLYTHSIVWALHGLKSKDEKNKETELGDKIDSHIRAGRYGQTNGIAQGSVLMDFIAELVLGFVDKLINEELEQINQKDARVLRYRDDYRVFANSDEDAERVLKVISDKLHVVGMKLGVSKTFSCRNVVEGSIKPDKLAGLDLQDLGESSETTIQKQLLRLHSFGQRFPNSGALRRLVSDFYDCISQQTKAPYDLDVQVAIATDIAFVSPSTFPAVASILSHLISLAPSEEKIRLWTSVREKMRRVPYNGYLEVWLQRVTKPRAVGFVLDSNEPICQIVNGAASQLWESSWITDESLKKVLDVSKIVIADAEDVPEKVQPEEIKLFKENAWAY from the coding sequence ATGAGAAGGTTGATCGATCTTACAAGTGATGAGGCGAAGTCGCATTTTTTAAAAGGTAGTAGTTATTTTAATGGAGATTTTCCTAACTATATTAGTTTTGAGCCAATACTAAAAGATGTTGCATCATTTCTTAAGCGCGGATTTTACAATCAGCCTCGGTTCTATGATAAAAAAAAGTTAAAGCCTAGTGATCTTCCTGATGTGAACTATAAATTTATTGCCAATAAAGACGGAAGATTTGCTTGGCGGCCATATGAGCTGATGCATCCGGTGATATATGTTTCTTTGGTTAATGTTGTTTGTGAAAAGAATAATTGGGACACCATAAAAAAAAGAGTTAAAGACTTTGAGAATGGATTTGTTGAGTGTTGTAGTGCGCCTGTGATGTCTGTTGATCACCAGTCAGACGTTGCAACGCAAATTAGGAGCTGGTGGCAGCTTGTTGAGCAAAAATCATTAAGCTATTCGATTAAGTTTAGCCATCTCTTGCATACTGATGTGACGGACTGTTATGGTTCTTTATACACTCATAGTATCGTATGGGCATTGCATGGCTTAAAATCTAAAGATGAAAAGAATAAAGAAACGGAACTTGGGGATAAAATAGATTCTCATATTAGGGCTGGTCGTTATGGCCAGACAAATGGAATTGCACAAGGTTCAGTTCTTATGGACTTTATTGCGGAGCTTGTGCTTGGTTTTGTTGATAAATTAATCAATGAAGAGTTGGAACAGATTAATCAAAAAGATGCTCGTGTACTCCGATATAGGGATGACTATAGAGTCTTTGCAAATAGTGACGAAGATGCAGAAAGGGTTCTAAAAGTGATTAGCGATAAGTTGCACGTTGTTGGTATGAAGCTCGGCGTATCAAAAACTTTTTCTTGTAGAAACGTGGTGGAGGGTTCAATAAAACCGGATAAATTGGCAGGTCTTGATTTGCAAGACCTCGGAGAATCAAGCGAAACGACGATTCAAAAGCAATTATTAAGATTACACTCTTTTGGTCAACGGTTCCCAAATAGCGGGGCCTTGCGGCGTTTGGTCAGTGATTTTTACGATTGTATATCACAGCAGACTAAAGCTCCTTATGATCTCGATGTTCAGGTGGCGATTGCAACTGATATCGCGTTTGTTTCTCCTTCAACTTTTCCTGCTGTGGCCAGTATTTTAAGTCATCTGATCTCGCTTGCTCCAAGTGAAGAGAAAATTCGTTTGTGGACAAGCGTAAGAGAAAAAATGAGGCGAGTTCCGTACAATGGTTATCTGGAAGTTTGGTTACAGCGTGTTACTAAGCCAAGGGCAGTTGGGTTTGTATTGGATAGTAATGAGCCTATTTGTCAAATTGTGAATGGAGCAGCATCTCAACTCTGGGAATCTTCTTGGATTACAGATGAATCTCTCAAGAAAGTCTTGGATGTTAGCAAAATTGTGATTGCTGATGCTGAAGACGTGCCGGAAAAGGTTCAGCCAGAAGAAATCAAACTGTTTAAGGAAAATGCCTGGGCATATTAG
- a CDS encoding 3'-5' exonuclease, giving the protein MIFFQILVFSLFYMMKKILWFDVETTGVDSDRHGIIQFAAIVEIDGELVDTLEIKMQPHQGALISEDALVVNGVSREEIQGFMPHDEAYGKIDSFLAQYVSRFDRKDKFYPAGYNVQFDLDFLNKMFRRYDQYGIGSFVNWKRIDLLPLLYYMDYLDKIALENYKLQTVCAHFGVELNSAHDAMSDIKATREVMRCIEGYM; this is encoded by the coding sequence ATGATTTTTTTTCAAATATTGGTGTTTTCACTTTTCTATATGATGAAAAAAATCCTATGGTTTGATGTTGAGACAACCGGAGTTGATTCTGATCGTCACGGTATTATCCAATTCGCAGCAATTGTTGAGATTGATGGAGAGTTGGTTGATACTTTGGAAATAAAGATGCAGCCGCATCAAGGGGCACTTATCTCGGAAGATGCACTTGTTGTTAATGGTGTTAGTAGAGAGGAAATTCAGGGGTTTATGCCGCACGATGAGGCATACGGAAAAATAGACTCTTTTCTTGCGCAATATGTTTCTCGTTTCGATCGTAAAGATAAATTTTACCCGGCTGGGTACAATGTTCAGTTTGATCTTGATTTTTTAAACAAAATGTTTCGTCGATATGATCAGTATGGGATAGGGTCTTTTGTTAACTGGAAAAGGATCGATCTCTTGCCGCTGTTGTATTATATGGATTATCTTGATAAGATTGCATTGGAGAATTATAAGCTTCAAACAGTGTGTGCGCACTTTGGTGTTGAGTTGAATAGTGCTCATGACGCAATGTCGGATATAAAGGCGACACGAGAGGTTATGAGGTGTATAGAGGGTTATATGTGA
- a CDS encoding type II toxin-antitoxin system RelE family toxin, whose product MTWKIEFAASAEKELSRLDKAAVKRILKFLRERVAIDPRSSGKALRGDHAGLWRYRIGDYRVICEIRDETVSVLVVRVGHRREVYR is encoded by the coding sequence TTGACTTGGAAGATTGAGTTTGCCGCGTCAGCAGAAAAAGAGCTCTCCAGGCTGGATAAAGCCGCTGTAAAGCGGATTCTCAAATTCCTGCGAGAGCGCGTAGCCATCGACCCCCGCTCATCGGGCAAGGCGTTACGTGGCGATCATGCCGGACTCTGGCGGTATCGAATAGGGGATTATCGGGTGATTTGCGAAATCCGCGATGAGACCGTTTCAGTTCTTGTCGTTCGGGTCGGGCATCGGAGAGAGGTTTACCGGTGA
- a CDS encoding ribbon-helix-helix protein, CopG family: MEKEKADQMIGIRIPKSVGQRLDNLAKRTGRTKTWYIREAIMEHLDDLEDIYLAEQVLERVRRGEEAVSDIDEVERRLDLED; encoded by the coding sequence ATGGAAAAGGAAAAAGCGGATCAGATGATCGGAATTCGTATTCCGAAGAGCGTAGGTCAGCGGCTGGATAACCTTGCCAAAAGAACTGGCCGCACCAAGACCTGGTATATTCGCGAGGCGATCATGGAGCATCTCGATGATCTTGAAGATATTTATCTGGCAGAACAGGTTCTCGAACGCGTCAGGCGGGGTGAGGAGGCGGTGTCCGATATAGACGAAGTGGAGCGTCGTCTTGACTTGGAAGATTGA
- a CDS encoding vWA domain-containing protein, producing the protein MKKQLISFLLAATVLPGKAILEAKPVTEAGCSEARQIRDQSLRKTFAKYAQEYDNLRPVKGQCPSDYRLVQLALLLDTSNSMDGLISQAKSQLWRIVNEVSRMRKRGEPIRLQVALYEYGNNGLSARSGYIRQVVPFTEDLDLLSEALFSLTTNGGSEYCGHVIGSSLNQLKWNSSRNGLTLIYIAGNEPFDQGEVSYQAACRWAAECDVAVNTIYCGDYYAGVQGLWKRGATIGGGSYFAIDSDERTPGIVTPYDDDLMRLNGRLNDTYVPYGEKGKERLARQSMQDRNAAAMSAPVAAERAASKGSSLYKASGWDLVDTIDNKSVTVEGIKKDGLPDELKGKSDKEIGSYVQQKKAERESLKAQISALSKKRDAYVQAKERETVDSKSLGTVILENLRTQAAKKNFSYK; encoded by the coding sequence ATGAAAAAACAACTGATCTCATTTCTGCTGGCGGCCACCGTTCTTCCCGGTAAAGCAATCCTCGAAGCCAAGCCTGTAACCGAAGCCGGATGTTCCGAAGCGCGGCAAATTCGCGACCAGTCTCTGAGAAAGACATTCGCGAAGTATGCGCAGGAGTATGACAACCTGAGGCCAGTCAAAGGGCAGTGCCCGTCGGACTACAGGCTGGTGCAGCTCGCACTGTTGCTCGATACCAGCAACAGCATGGATGGCCTGATCAGTCAGGCAAAGAGCCAGCTCTGGCGCATTGTCAACGAGGTGTCGAGAATGCGTAAAAGGGGTGAGCCGATCCGGTTGCAGGTTGCGTTGTACGAGTATGGCAACAACGGCCTCTCTGCCAGATCTGGCTATATTCGTCAGGTTGTCCCGTTCACCGAGGATCTCGATCTGCTCTCCGAAGCGCTCTTTTCGCTGACAACCAACGGTGGCTCGGAGTATTGCGGCCACGTGATCGGCAGCAGTCTGAACCAGTTGAAATGGAATAGCTCCCGTAATGGGCTGACGCTGATTTACATTGCCGGCAATGAGCCTTTCGACCAGGGTGAAGTAAGCTATCAGGCGGCATGCCGCTGGGCTGCCGAGTGTGATGTCGCGGTCAATACCATCTATTGCGGCGACTATTATGCCGGTGTCCAGGGGCTCTGGAAAAGAGGCGCTACAATCGGCGGGGGCAGTTATTTTGCCATCGACAGCGACGAGCGCACGCCAGGCATTGTGACGCCCTATGATGATGACCTCATGAGGCTCAATGGCAGGCTCAACGACACCTATGTGCCCTATGGCGAAAAGGGTAAAGAGCGACTGGCCAGACAGTCAATGCAGGATCGGAACGCCGCGGCAATGTCGGCACCGGTTGCGGCTGAACGGGCTGCCTCGAAAGGTTCGTCCTTGTACAAGGCTTCCGGCTGGGACCTTGTCGATACCATCGACAACAAGAGCGTTACGGTCGAGGGGATCAAAAAGGACGGCCTTCCCGATGAGCTGAAAGGCAAATCGGATAAAGAGATCGGCAGCTATGTGCAGCAGAAAAAAGCGGAGCGCGAAAGCCTGAAAGCGCAGATTTCTGCGCTCAGCAAAAAGCGGGATGCCTATGTTCAGGCGAAAGAGCGGGAAACCGTCGATTCAAAGAGCCTCGGAACGGTGATTCTCGAAAACCTGCGCACGCAGGCGGCGAAGAAGAATTTCAGCTACAAATAA
- the cysS gene encoding cysteine--tRNA ligase: MSSSLAIYNSLSRTKEPFEPLHPGIATIYVCGPTVYGHAHLGHAKSYVSFDVVVRWMRHLGLKVKYVQNITDVGHLTDDADEGEDKIQKQARLEKTEPMEIAQYYTRSFYEDMDKLGVERPNIAPTATGHIPEQIALVERLVATGHAYESGGNVYFDVNSFAGYGKLSGRTDQAALQSGGRVAERSDKRNPSDFALWKKAEPSHIMKWQSPWGEGYPGWHLECSAMAMKYLGDTIDIHGGGMENKFPHHECEIAQSEAATGMPYVRYWMHNNMVTVDGVKMGKSLKNFVNLKELFGAFDPLVIRFFILQSHYRSPLDFSEAAIKASQSGFEKLQEAYKRLLESSEGKGQLDVSAFDARITDALNDDFNTPVAISVIFEFVKALNGALDKEALDADSKTNALALLDSFAGEVLGILKSRDELLAGESGESAQTLDEVMQVLLELRKEARANKDFATSDKIRDLLLQRGIEVKDTKEGATWSKKKG, from the coding sequence ATGTCCTCTTCTCTCGCTATCTACAACTCCCTGAGCCGCACGAAAGAACCGTTCGAACCGCTTCATCCCGGCATTGCCACCATCTACGTCTGCGGGCCGACCGTCTATGGACACGCCCATCTCGGCCACGCCAAGAGCTACGTGTCGTTCGACGTGGTGGTGCGCTGGATGCGCCACCTGGGGCTGAAGGTCAAGTATGTGCAGAATATCACCGACGTTGGCCACCTCACCGACGACGCCGACGAGGGAGAGGACAAGATCCAGAAGCAGGCGCGGCTGGAAAAGACCGAGCCGATGGAGATCGCGCAGTACTACACCCGCAGCTTCTACGAGGACATGGACAAGCTCGGCGTCGAGCGCCCGAACATCGCGCCAACGGCCACCGGACACATTCCGGAGCAGATCGCGCTGGTCGAGCGGCTCGTCGCAACCGGCCACGCCTACGAGTCCGGCGGCAACGTTTATTTCGATGTCAACTCGTTCGCGGGTTACGGAAAGCTTTCGGGACGCACCGACCAGGCGGCGTTGCAGTCGGGCGGGCGCGTCGCGGAGCGCTCCGACAAGCGCAACCCTTCGGACTTCGCACTCTGGAAAAAGGCCGAGCCAAGCCACATCATGAAGTGGCAATCGCCGTGGGGCGAGGGCTATCCGGGCTGGCATCTCGAATGCTCCGCGATGGCGATGAAGTATCTCGGCGACACGATCGACATCCACGGCGGCGGCATGGAGAACAAGTTCCCGCACCACGAGTGCGAGATCGCCCAGTCAGAAGCAGCCACCGGCATGCCGTACGTGCGCTACTGGATGCACAACAACATGGTGACGGTCGATGGCGTCAAGATGGGCAAGTCGCTCAAGAACTTCGTGAACCTCAAGGAGTTGTTCGGCGCGTTCGACCCGCTGGTGATCCGCTTCTTCATTCTGCAATCGCACTACCGCTCCCCGCTCGACTTCTCCGAAGCGGCGATAAAGGCTTCGCAGTCGGGATTCGAGAAGTTGCAGGAGGCGTACAAGCGATTGCTGGAATCCTCGGAGGGCAAGGGGCAGCTCGATGTGTCGGCGTTTGACGCCAGAATCACCGACGCACTGAACGACGATTTCAACACGCCGGTGGCGATCTCGGTGATCTTCGAGTTCGTCAAGGCGCTGAACGGAGCGCTCGACAAGGAGGCGCTCGACGCCGACTCGAAAACAAACGCCCTTGCGCTCCTCGACTCCTTCGCTGGCGAGGTGCTCGGCATCCTGAAAAGCCGCGACGAGCTGCTTGCCGGAGAGAGCGGCGAGAGCGCCCAAACGCTCGACGAGGTGATGCAGGTGCTGCTCGAACTCCGCAAGGAGGCGCGGGCGAACAAGGATTTCGCCACCAGCGACAAAATCCGCGACCTGCTCCTCCAGCGCGGCATCGAGGTCAAGGACACCAAAGAGGGCGCAACCTGGTCAAAGAAAAAAGGTTGA